The DNA window CGGATCCTTCAGGAGGCGGTTGAGCAGAGTGGTTTTACCCGAGCCCAGGAAGCCGGTGAGGATGGTAAGCGGGATCAGGGCGGGAGGGGTCATGGCGGTCATCCTGTCAATCGGCAATCGGCACCAGGGCGGCGTCCTTCAGGCGGCGGCGCTGTTCCAGGAGAACGTTGGCCACGATAGCGGCCAGCACAAGAGCCCCGCCGGCGATCTGCAGGGGAGCCAGGGTCTCGTTGAGGATCAGGGCCGAGGACACGGCGGCCACGACCGGCTCGGCGCAATAGAGGATTCCGGCCGCCACGGCCGAGATGCGCCCGAGCGCCAGGAACTGCAGGACGAACCCGCCCACGTAGCCGGCGATCGTCATCGTGACGGCGAAGGGCGCGAGGGCCAGGATCGACGGGGGTGCCAATTGGCCGGTCGCGAGGCTGACGAGGATGGCGGTGGGCAGGATGATCAACTGGATCCAGAACACCTTCGCCACAACGCCGGTCCTGGTGCAGCGCGCGGCCGCGAAGAACTGGACGGCCGTCGCGATGCTGGCCCCGAACGCGAGCGCGAGGCCGCGCCAGTCGAGGTCGGAGAAGGCCGGTCCGACAACAAGGCAGACCCCGAGGGTCGCGACGGCGACGATTGCGACGAGGGCCTGCGTCAGCGGCGTCTTCTCCACGAAGGGGCTCACGAGGACGATGATGATGGGATAGGTGTAGAAGACCACAGCCGCGACCGTCACGGGAATGAAGGCGACGGACGAGAGGTAGCCGATGCCCTGGAGGGCGCTGGAAACGCCGACGAGGAGCAGCTTGCCTCGTTCCTCCCGCTCCA is part of the Microvirga terrae genome and encodes:
- a CDS encoding DMT family transporter is translated as MNLKVAMTRSSSPANGLLFALTSAGLYGFNIVYARIASFTGASGSAIVVYRVLLMLVLVGLVAAILRSSLAMEREERGKLLLVGVSSALQGIGYLSSVAFIPVTVAAVVFYTYPIIIVLVSPFVEKTPLTQALVAIVAVATLGVCLVVGPAFSDLDWRGLALAFGASIATAVQFFAAARCTRTGVVAKVFWIQLIILPTAILVSLATGQLAPPSILALAPFAVTMTIAGYVGGFVLQFLALGRISAVAAGILYCAEPVVAAVSSALILNETLAPLQIAGGALVLAAIVANVLLEQRRRLKDAALVPIAD